TGCTGGTGACCAATGCGAAAACCGAGCGCGAACTGGACGCGCTGCCGCCGTTGGAGTTGGTCACGCCGGCCACCGCCCGCGCGGCGTCCTCGGTCGCCAGCGCGGCCTCGCGCAATTCGCCGGGCGACGGTTCACCGCCATCGGACAGATCGAGATCGGTACCGTCACCGCTGAACAGCGCCTCGCGCGGTACCAGCCCGCCATAGGGGTCCTCGGGGGCGAGCCGCGCCATTTCGACTGCACGCTGCGCCAGCGTCCTCAGCCCCTCGGGCGCGAAATCGCTGGTGTTGATCGAAGCGGAGCGGCGGCCGACGAAGACGCGCAGACCGATCTCCTCGCTTTCGGACCGCTCGACCTCCTCCAGCGCGCCGAGCCTGACGCTGACGCTTTCGGAAGAGGAGGCACGGGCAACCGCATCGGCTTCATCCGCGCCCATCTGGCGCGCGAGATCGACGAGGTCCTGGCAGCGGGCAAGCGCCGCGTCGGAAGTGATCATGGCAAGGTCCGGGAGTGGGCAGTCATGCGCGCGAGGTAGGCCCCGCGCCGCCGGCTGGCAACCGCCCGGCCGGTCAGGAAAAGATCAGCTTGAAGATGAGCGTAAGCACGACCGGAAGCCCGATCGCCAGCACCCACAGCATGATCTGGTCGCGGCGGAAGGCGGGCTTGAGCGCGAGGTCGGCGGCTTCGTCGTCCGACAGATCGGACCAGCGACGTTCGAACCAGCGACAGGCGGGGATAATCCCGGCGACCAGGATGACCAGCGCGAGATAGGGCACGATGGAGGAAACGCCCTGTTTCATCGCCCCCACGGTCATGAAGATCTGGAGGCCGGTATAGACCAGCAGCGCGAGCGCGACATTGTCGCTCATGGCCTTGCGCCAGTCGCGCCTGCGTTCGGTCATCGGACCGCTGACGATATCGTTTTCCCGGAGCGCCTTGTTCAACGCGTCTCTCCTTGCTCTCTCCAACCCGAATCGTATTGTTTCAAAATTGCTTCCGTGTGGCAAGCAATCCTGCGTAATTGCGATACGCGGCGTCCTTTTGCGGCACATGCCCTCCTCGACTGCCGCCCATGCACAAATCCTGCCAGATTAACGAAAAGGCGTGCCTGCGGGGTTTTCACGCGCAGTTGGCATGCTATGTCGCCGCGCATGGCCGATATCGCAACCGACCCGGACCACGCTGCGCTGCACGATGCCGCCCCGCCGATCCCGCAGGGCGGGCTCGAGGTAATCTCGATCGCCAAGAGTTATGACAAGCGTGCAGTCCTGACCGATATCTCGTTATCGGTGGGCAAGGGCGAAGTGCTCGGCCTGCTCGGCCCCAATGGCGCGGGCAAGACCACCTGCTTCTATTCGATCATGGGGCTGGTGCGCCCTGACGCCGGACGCATCCTGATGGACGGCGAGGATGTCACCAATCTGCCGATGTACCGCCGCGCGATCCTGGGGCTGGGCTATCTGCCGCAGGAAACCAGCATCTTCCGCGGCATGACGGTCGAGCAGAACATCAATTGCGTGCTCGAAATGGTCGAGCCCGACAAGGACACGCGCGCCGCGGAGCTGGAGCGCCTGCTCGGCGAATTCGGCCTTACCCGCCTGCGCGCGAGCCCGGCGATGGCACTGTCGGGGGGTGAACGCCGCCGCTGCGAGATTGCCCGCGCGCTTGCCGCCAAGCCTTCGATCATGCTGCTCGACGAACCCTTTGCGGGGATCGATCCGCTGTCGATCAGCGACATCCGCGACCTCGTCAAGGATCTGCGCACGCGCGGGATCGGCGTGCTGATCACCGATCACAATGTCCGCGAAACGCTCGAGATCGTCGACCGCGCCTGCATCATCTATGGCGGGCAGGTGCTGTTCGCCGGGACGCCCGAAGCGCTGGTCGCCGACGAGAACGTGCGCCGCCTCTATCTCGGCGAGAGTTTCACACTGTGATGCCGACAGTCACGGGGAACTGATCAATGGCGCTGGGTCCGCGCCTCGATCTGCGGCAAACCCAGTCGCTGGTGATGACGCCGCAGCTGCAGCAGGCGATCAAGCTGCTGGCGCTGTCCAATCTGGAAATCGAGACCTTCGTCGGCGACGCGCTGGAGTCGAACCCTCTGCTGGAAATGGGCGAAGTCCAGCGCGAAGCGGGCGAGGATAGCGCCCCCGAACCGCAGGAACACGACAGCGCGCCCGATTTCGATGGCGATAACGCGCTCGATATCGCCGACCACGCGATCGACCCCGAAGCCGCACCCGGCGACATGGGCGACTGGAGCCGCGGCGATATCGGTAGTGGCAGCGCCGAACTGCCCGATCTCGAAAACCGCTCCGCCAACGGGCCGACGCTGGCCGAACACCTGTCCAACCAGGTTGGCGCGGTGGCGCATGACAATCGCGAGGCGCTGGTCGCGCAGCGCATCATCGGCGATCTCGACGAAGCCGGCTATCTGCTCGGCGAGCTGCGGCTGATTGCCGAGGAAATGGGCGTCCCGCTGGCCGAAGCCGAGCGGGCGCTGGCCACGGTGCAGTCGCTCGACCCGACCGGCGTGGGTGCGCGCTCGCTGGCCGAGTGCCTCGCGCTGCAGGCGCAGGAGGCGGATCGCTACGATCCGTGCATGGCGCGCCTGATCGACAATCTCGATCTGGTGGTGACGGGCGATATCGCCCGGCTCAAACGGATGTGCGAAGTCGACGACGAGGATTTTGCCGGCATGCTCGGCGAATTGCGCGGCTACGACCCCAAGCCGGGGCTGGCTTTCGGCGGCAGCGCCGAATCCGCCATCGTGCCCGATGTGCTGATCACGCCGAGCGCGGATGGCTGGGATATCCGCCTCAATGAAGCGAGCCTGCCGCGACTGGTGGTCAACCGCGACTATTATCTCGAGCTCAAGACCGGCGCGCGCGACAAGGCCTCGCACAGCTGGCTCAACGAACAATTGGGCGAGGCCGACTGGTTGATCCGCGCGCTCGACCAGCGCCAGAAGACGATCCTCAAGACCGCTGCCGAAATCGTCAAGAAGCAGGAAGGCTTCTTCCGCGAAGGTGTGACCGCGATGCGCCCGCTCACGCTGCGCGAGGTCGCCGAACAGATCGAGATGCACGAAAGCACCGTCAGCCGCGTCACGAGCAACAAATATCTCGCCTGCCCGCGCGGCACCTTCGAACTGAAGTATTTCTTCTCCAGCGGGGTTTCGGCAGCCGATGGCGAAGGCGCATCCTCCGAAGCGATCAAGGCGCATATCAAGACGCTGTGCGACGCCGAGGATCCCAAGAAGGTCCTGTCCGACCAGAAGCTCGCCGATCTGCTCAAGCAAGAGGGCTTCGACCTCGCGCGGCGCACCGTGGCCAAGTATCGCGAGGCCATCGGCATCGGCTCGAGCGCGCAGCGACGGCGCCAGAAAAAGCTCGCAGCGATTTGATTTTCCACGATCCCTGCAGAAAAAGTTAACGGCCTTTACCTCGCGTTAACCTTTTCCATTCAGATGTTGTGTGGTTAATACATGGCAACTCCTCCCACCCGGGAGTTACCGCGAGACACTAGGGGCCAGACAGGGGAGTTCCCATGCGTGTACTGCTGATCGAAGACGAGCCGACAACCGCCAAGGCGATCGAGCTCATGCTCACGACCGAAGGGTTCAATGTCTACTCGACCGACCTCGGCGAGGAAGGCCTCGATCTGGGCAAGCTGTATGATTACGATATCATCCTGCTCGACCTGAACCTGCCCGACATGCATGGCTACGACGTGCTCAAGAAGCTGCGCGTCGCCAAGGTGCAGACCCCGGTCCTGATCCTCTCGGGCATTGCCGAAATGGACAGCAAGATCCGCAGCTTCGGCTTCGGCGCCGACGATTACGTGACTAAGCCGTTCCACCGCGAGGAACTGGTCGCCCGCATCCACGCCGTGGTGCGCCGTTCGAAGGGCCACAGCCAGTCGATCATCCGCACCGGCAAGCTGGCGGTGAACCTCGACGCCAAGACCGTCGAAGTCGACGGCGCCCGGGTCCACCTGACCGGCAAGGAATATGCGATGCTCGAGCTGCTCAGCTTGCGCAAGGGCACCACGCTGACCAAGGAAATGTTCCTCAACCACCTCTATGGCGGGATGGACGAACCCGAACTCAAGATCATCGACGTCTTCATCTGCAAGCTGCGCAAGAAGCTCAGCCATGCTTGCGGCGGCGAGAACTACATCGAGACCGTCTGGGGCCGCGGCTATGTGCTGCGCGACCCGAACGAAGAGGCCGAAGCGGCCTGATCCAGCTGCCCTGGACGGGATAGCAAGCGACGCCCGGAGCTTCGGCTACCGGGCGTTTCGCTTATGCGGGACAGACCAGGCAGATGAATCGGCGGTGACGACCGGGGTCGCTGCGTGTCACCCTGGCGTGGCCAGGCCCTGCAAATCCAGCCCGCTCGGCTGCTGGAACACGCGCAGCCCGAATTCGGGCAGGATCGCCAGCATGTGGTCGAAGATATCGGCCTGGATCGCTTCGTATTCGGCCCAGTCGATCGTGTTCGCAAAGCAATAGATTTCGAGCGGCAGGCCCTGCGGACTGGGCGGTAGCTGGCGCACCATCAGCGTGAAGCCCTCGTCCGCAATCCGCGGATGGCTTTGCAGATAGGCGATCACATAGGCGCGCAGCGTGCCGATATTGGTGATCCGGCGGGCGTTGATGGCATCCGTATCGCTCGCCAGTTCATGGCGGTTCCATTCGGCGATCTCGTCCTGCTTGCGCGCCAGATACGTCTCGAGCAGGCGGAACCGCTTGAGCCCGGCGACCTCGTCTTCGTCCAGGAACCGGACCGAATTCTGGTCGAGCACCAGCGCCCGCTTGATCCGCCGGCCACCGCTGTCGCTCATCCCGCGCCAGTTGCGGAAGCTGTCGGCGATCAGCTTGTGCGTCGGGATGGTGGTGATGGTCTTGTCGAAATTCTGCACCTTCACCGTGTGCAGCGCGATATCGATGACATCGCCATCGGCATCCATGCTCGGCATTTCGATCCAGTCGCCCACGCGCAGCATGTCGTTGCTGGTCAGCTGGACGCTGGCGACGAGGCTGAGGATAGTGTCCTTGAACACCAGCAGCAGGACCGCCGCCATCGCGCCCAGCCCCGACAGCAGCAGCAGCGGGGATTGTTCGATCAGCACCGCGATCATCAAGATCGCCGCACCGCAGAACATCGCGATCTTGACCACCTGGACATAGCCCTTGATCGGGCGGCTGCGCGCTTCGGGGCGGCGCGCATAAAGCTCGTTGGCGTAATCGAGCGCCCCGCTGATCGCCATCGCCACCGACAGCACGATCAACGCGCGCACGACATTGACCGTGACCGTGACCAGTTCGGGCGGCAGGTTGGGCACCCAATCGATCCCGCGCGACACCACCAGCAGCGGGATAACCGTCGCCAGCCATGCCACCGCGCGATCGGCAGTATCGCTGCGCCGGTCGAGATAGGGCGCTGCGGCGCGCAGCAGCACGCGCTTGATCAGCCAGTTCACTGCCAGCGCCACCACCACCAGGCCGGCGAGGGCGATCAGCGACTGGAGCCACAGTGCGAGGCCGGCGTAGCGGTCGAGAAGTCCGTCCATGGCGCGCTGCCTAGCCGCAGGCGGGAGCCCGCTTCAACCCCCGAGACCGGCAGAGATTTTCTATCTCGCGCGGTTTCGCGAATCGCTGTAGATGCCGCTGGTATCAACAGCGAAAGGCCCGCCCCCGCAATGGAGGTGTTCGGTTTCGATCTGGGGCCCATCGTCCCATTCATCCTGATCGGTTTTGCAGCACAAATGGTCGACGGCGCACTGGGGATGGCCTTTGGGGTCATCACCAATACGCTGATGGTCGGTCTGCTTGGCGTGCCTCCCGCGCTCGCCTCGCAGCGCGTGCATCTGGTCGAATGCTTCACCACCGCGACGTCGGGCATCAGCCATCTGCTGCACGGCAATATCGACAAAGGGCTGTTCTTCCGCCTGCTCGTCCCCGGCGTGATCGGGGGCCTGCTGGGGACCTATCTGATCACTTCGATCGACGGCGATACGATCAAGCCCTTCGTGCTGATCTATCTCGCCGGGATCGGCGTGTGGCTGCTGATCCGCGGCCTGCTCTACCCGCCCAAGCTGCGCCAGGCGAAGCATGTCGCGCCGCTGGGGCTGGTCGGCGGCTTCCTCGATGCGGCAGGCGGCGGCGGCTGGGGACCGGTGGTAACCTCCAACCTGCTGGTCCAGGGGGCCGAACCGCGCAAGGTCGTGGGCACGGTCAATTCGGTCGAGTTCTTCCTCACACTGAGCATTTCAGCGAGCTTCATCTATCACCTTGGCATCTCGCATATCGCGGGCGCGACGCTGGGCCTGATCATCGGCGGGATCACTGCCGCGCCCTTCGGCGCTATGGCGGCCAAGCATTTCAGCCCCAAGCTGATGCTGGTCCTTGTCGGCATCGCGCTGAGCGTGACCAGCGCCTACGGCATCTGGACGGCGTGGGGGTAGGCTTGTAGGCGGCCGCGCCATGAGCGCGTTTAAAGAAGGCGACCCCACCACCCTCAACCGGCTGTACGGCCGCAGCCAGGGCAAGCCGCTGCGCGCGTCGCAGCAGGAACTGGTCGACAAATTGCTGCCGCAGATCGCAGTGCCGGCAGATGGTCCGGTGACGGCGGAACGCCTGTTCGGCTTCGATCGCCCGCTGCATTTCGAAATCGGCTTTGGCGGCGGCGAACATATGGCCGAGCGCGCCGACATGCTGCCCGACCACGGCTTCATCGGCGCCGAGCCTTTCGTCAACGGCGTGGCGCAGGCGCTGACCCATGTGCGCGACCGGACGCTGGCCAATATCCGGATCCAGCATGGCGATGCGCTGGAGGTGCTGCGCCGCGTACCCGATGGCGCGCTGACGATGGTCTATCTGCTCCACCCCGATCCCTGGCCCAAGAACAAGCATGCCAAGCGGCGGATGATGAACGACGGGCCGGTGCGGATGATTGCCGACAAGCTGAAGCCCGGCGGCGAGTTCCGCTTCGGCACCGATCACGCGGTCTATCTGCGCCACGCGCTGATGGTGATGCGCCGTTTTACCGACGAGTTCGAATGGGTCGTCGATGGCCCGGCGAGCTGGCAGAACCGTCCCTCGGGCTGGCCCGAAACGCGCTACGAGCACAAGGCGCGCACGGTCTATAACCACGAAGTCTGGTACTTTCGATTCAGACGACGCTAAAGTACGAAATCATTGTAAAACAATGTACTTAGCAGATTCACCTTACGCTAGAATTGCCTCCATTTCGCCCCTTTTTCCGCTTGCGTGATTGCCCGGTGATTGCCAGAAAAGGGACACGAGGTTTCGGATGGCAACAGGAAAAATCACGAAAAAATCGATAGATGCGCTGGAGCCGAGCAGCTCGAGCCAGCTCCTTTGGGATACGGACCTCAAAGGATTCGGTGCAAAAATCACTCCAGCCGGCTCGATATCCTATGTGCTGCAGTTCCGAATGGGCGGCCGTGAAGCTCGAACAAGACGCTATACTATCGGGGCGCACGGGTCGCCGTGGACACCGACGACAGCGAGAGTGGAGGCCGAGCGCCTTCAGTTATTAGTTGCGCAAGGTATCGACCCTGTAGACGATGATAAGCAGAGGCGCCGCGACGCCGTCGATCTTGCATTCGACAACTATGCGTCGCATTTCGCTCGGTCCTGCAAGGGTGTTGGCTGGGCGAGACTCGTTGAACGCGTCATCCGGCTTTACCTCGAACCGGTTATCGGAAAAAAGCCGCTTCCCCGAATTTCGAGGCCGGACATCGTAGCCGTCCTGGACAATATGCCCGAGCAGCAGGTTGCCAATCGCCGGAATGTCTTTGCGGTGATGCGGCGCCTATTCCGATGGGCTGTCAGTCGTGGCGATATCGAGCGCAGTCCTATGGAGGGAATGGAAGCACCACCGCCGGTAAGACCGCGGGATCGTTGGCTGCAGGACGACGAGCTTCGACACATCTGGGAAGCAGCTCCCGATTGCTATCTTTGCTTTGGTCCAATTGTCCGCTTGCTCATTGCGACAGGGCAACGCCGCGAAGAGGTTTCAGGAATACATTGGCAAGAGGTTGATCGGAAAGGCCGGTTCTGGACGCTGCCCGGTTCACGAACAAAGAATAGTGAGCCAAACGCGATCCCGCTGAACGACCTTGCCGTTGCCGAACTCGATCGGCAGGCAGGCGGCGCGAACTGGCCGAAGAAAGGACGCGTTTTTGCCACGTCAAGCGGGGCAGGCTTTACCGGCTACGCCAAGGGCAAGAAGAAACTGGACGATCTCATAGAGCAAAAGCTTGGTGAGCCATTGCAACCCTGGCGCCTGCACGATCTTCGGCGCACGCTTGCGACCAACTTCCAGCGCCTCGGCGTTCGCTTCGAGGTTACAGAGGCAGTCCTGAACCATGTCAGCGGCTCAAGAGCAGGCGTTGCAGGAATCTACCAGCGCCACGACTGGAAAGACGAGAAGAGAGAAGCGCTCAATGATTGGAATGAGCATCTGGTCAAGATCCTGAACGGCGCCGAACAGGCATGAAGCATACGCTTGAGGAGCCATGGCTTGCAAATCTCAGGTCGATCCCTGGTCCGCGAGCACCGCAATCAGCCGGGAGACGTTCGCGAGGCATTGGTCATGATATCGCCTTAGTGCTTGGACGCGCTTTGACGGAGTCGCCAAAGCACTGTCCTCCAGCTCCGCAAGCGCCTCCAGAGCGTTTGGCAGGACGTCAGGCTCCAGCCTCCTTACGATGTGCAATCGGTCGCTGATCAGGTCGACCGTCTGCCTCAGGAACCTGTTTTCCGAACCCAAGGCAAAAATCGAGAAGACATCGCCAACGCGGTCAGCGTATGTTGCGATCGGTGCCGGTAAATCATCTTCATCGATCGTCTGTGGTACTGGATCGACTACGCTTTCCAAGAGAAGAGCATTTACTGCGAGCATGTCGCGCAACGAATGTTCGGTCAGGAGCGTGACCCGGTACCCCTCGCCAGGGGTCAGATCGACAAGACCTTCGCCGACAAGTTGATTGAGGCTATCTCGCACGGGCGTCATGCTGACACCGAACTCGTCTGCCAATCGCATCGCTTCGAGTTTCTGGCCGATCGGCCAAGTACCTTCCATCAATGCCCTTTTCAGGCGGCGATAGGTCGGTTCCAGGACGTGTGCCGGGCTCATCTCTTGGAACGACGAGCTTCCGCAAATTCATGGACAGCTGCAAGCTGCTCGGGCCGAAGCGCATCGGTAGCCTGCGGATAATTGGCTACATCTTCACGGAGCAGAATGGATGGACACTGACCTTCGTAGTTCCCAAGATTGGGCCGGTGCTGCGCATAGCCTGCCAATTCAGCAAGTTCGGGCGGAAAATTTCGCGCGACCTCTGGCGGATAGGCCAGCCAAAGGTTCTCGTAGGGCTTGAGCCAACCAAGACTATAGCCGATCACAACACCGCGCCGCACGTCTTCGGTCGAGTTTGGCCCAGCACCGTGCACGGTCGAACCAAGAAAGCAGATCGCATCACCCGGTCTGCTTTCCGCGACCATCGGATCACCGAGCTGATCGAGGCTCTCGACAGGACGTTTATGTGTCCCGGGATAGATGCGGGTCGCGCCGTTGGATGAGCTGAAGTCGGTTAGCGGCCAAATGACATTGAGCAGATATTCGTGTTCACCCTTGGCACCTTCCCACATGTCGTGATCGCAATGCGGGAACTGTTCGATCTCGCCGGGATGAATGGCGATTGCCTGGGCAACGTTAAGCTGAATTCGGTCGCAAGCCTTACCGAGGACTTCGCGGGCCAGCGAAAGGATGAGAGGCTGCAGAACAAGATCACAGGCCCAGCGTGAGCGGCGCAACAGACTACCGAAACGCTTCGTGCGAAACCCGTAGAAATCGCCGTGACCCATAGGGGTTTCGGTAAAATCCCGTTCAAGATCTGCATCGAGCGCCGCGATGCTGCTCTGAGGAAGGAGGTCCGGAATGATGCAATAGCCATCCTTCTGCAGCCGTTCGAGCCAATCGATTGATTTGATATCGCTCATGACACCACCTCCGATGCCGCCTCGGCGACCCGATAGGCACCTTTTCGATAGATACCGCCGCGAGCGAGATCGTCCGGCGTGTCGCAATCTATATCGATCTGCAAGGCGACAAGGTCCTCACCGTCGATTCTGCAGCCGCCACCAAGTGTGCGACATTGCCAGCCGAAGCTTTCGATTTGGCGGGACCAAGCTCTATTGGCCACAGCGGTGTAGCCCGACAGGCCGGTCTTCAGGGCATGGTCGGCAAGCGCGGTCACAAGTTGGTCGCGTGCCGAGCGGCGCTCAAACCGCGAGAGCGTGGGTTCGATGCAGAAACGCGTGATCTCGCGAAAATCGGACCGAGAGGGTATCGGACCATCGCACAGACAGGGAAATAGCTCCCCGAGAATGTGAGCGCCGTCAGTCCGCAACAGGCGCGCTGAAGCGCGATGACGGCCTTCTCCGTCGGTCAGCACCAAATAGCTCGCATCGGGCGTATCGAACTGGTCGATCTCGTATGCATCATCCAAAACGGGAACATCCCATTTGAGGAGATCGACGAAGACCCGCTTGCGCGCCTCGAACATTGCGCGAAGCGCTGGATCCGAAGGGCAAGCTTGGAGAGAAACTGGGGGGTGTTGCATGGCGGCTACCTGGCGATTTGAAGACAGGTCGCCTTTCACCAGATCGGGGCGATCGCAGACATACCAAGAACTGGGGATGCTGCGACTTTGAGGTACTCATAATCGTGCTATTGGATGTAACCGCACCGGCGACCTAGCTCTGTTCTGCTCCTTTCTTCAAATCTCAAATCAGCCAATTTACGGGCTTTGGCGACGTGAAACCTCAATTGGGCGCAATGACCTTATGCCCGTAAAGCGCGTCGATGATGGGGCACTCGGGAACGTCGCCGCCTTCGCACTGAGCCGAGACATCGGCAAGCGTTCGCTCGAGCTTCTTCAGGTCAATAATTTTCTGCCGAATGCTCGTTAGATGGTCACGCGTCAAATCGAAAACTTCGCCGCAGCTATAGCCGTGAGAATCGACGAGACTGAGCAGACTCTTTAGTTCTTCAATTGAGAAACCCAGCTCGCGCCCGCGCAAAATGAAGCCAAGCCGGGCCTGATCATCCTTGGAATAGAGCCGGTGACCGCTATCCGTGCGCTCCGGGGGTCTAAGAAGACCTATGTTTTCATAGTAGCGGATAGTCTCCAGATTGCAGCCTGACCGAATGGCTAGCTCGCCTCGTTTTATCATCTGTGTTTGGCTCATTCAAAAAATCCTGAAAATAGTGCTTGAACCTGTAGGTACTACAGAGATTATATCCATTTTTGACGATGTTCAATGATGAGAAAATTCGCATGACCGCAGTGAAGCGTCAGAACCAAATGCCCGCACAGCCGCCTGAAAAGCGCAGTTGGTGGGCTATGGGGGGTATAACCGGGGCCGTGGTTGCATCGTCCTGCTGCATTCTGCCGCTTGTTCTGGTCACGCTTGGCATAAGCGGAGCATGGATTGGTAACCTGACCGCTCTCGAACCCTACAAGTGGTATTTTGTTGCGCTTACCGTCGGATTTCTGGCTGCAGGTTTTTGGCACGTGTATTTTAGCGCACCTCCCGCCTGCGAAGACGGCTCATATTGTGCGCGTCCACAATCGTCCATCATCACAAAAAGCTTCCTTTGGGCCGGAACAATACTCATTGCTCTATCGATCACGATCGATTGGTGGGCACCATTTTTCTACTAGGAGACCGATCATGAAACGCGCTTCAATCATATTTTCAGCAGTTATTGCCCTCGGAGCAGGTGGCCTCGGTACGATGGCTCTGTTGCCGACTTCCGGAGCTCTGGCAGGTTCGGAAGCTACGCCCCAAAATGCCCTTGAACGTCAGACATTTGCGATTGAAAACATGACCTGTGCGACGTGCCCGATCACTGTCAAGAAGGCCATGAGCAATGTCGACGGTGTCTCCTCGGTTGAGGTTGATTTCGAATCGAAGACCGCGACAGTCCTGTTCGATCCGCGCCAAACAACGATCTCTGCGATCGCCGCAGCTTCAACCAACGCCGGATATCCTGCGCGTTCGACCGCATCGCGCTAAAGGTGAACGATCGAACACTGCTGCGTCTAGGTATTGTCGGCACAATCATTGTCGCTCTGTGCTGCTTCACACCGGTGTTGGTAATTCTAGTAGCTGCGGTCGGTCTGTCCGCGCTGACGGGTTATCTGGATTATGTGCTGATACCGGCGCTGCTCATATTTCTTGGACTTACTGTTTATGCAGTTCGTCGGCGCAGTAAGCGCTCCGACACTGCTGTTTGATTGGAAGCTTAATGAATGATTGTTGCACGCCAGGTAGTGGCAGGCGCTACGACCTTGTCGTCGTGGGTGCTGGGTCGGCAGGGTTTTCCGCCGCTATCACGGCTGCCGGTGCGGGAGCCAAGGTTGCTTTGATAGGGCATGGCACGATCGGCGGCACCTGTGTCAATGTCGGCTGTGTCCCATCCAAGGCAATGATACGCGCGGCAGAGTCAATCCATGGCGCCAAATCGGCGAACCGCTTTCCCGGTGTTACCGGCAGCGCCAAAGTCAAGAATTGGACCCAGCTGATCGCCGCGAAGGACAATCTCGTTGAGGGGTTGCGACAAAAAAAATATGCCGATCTGCTGCCCGAATATGAAAATATCAACTATTTCGATGAGGGGTCGGCGCGCGTTGTCGAAGGCGGCGTTCAAATTGGCGAGCGCGTTATTGTGGCTCCAAAAATCATTGTCGCAACGGGCGGTCGCCCCTCGCTCCCTCCGATCAAGGGAATTGACGAGGTTTCCACACTCGACAGCACCGAACTGCTCGACCTGAAAACATTACCAAAAAGTCTGATCTTCATCGGCGCCGGCTATATCGGTTCCGAGCTCGCACTGATGATGGCGAGAATGGGTGTCGAAGTAACGATTATCTGCCGTTCACGCCTATTACCGGGCGCCGAGCCGGAGATTTCTGAGGCATTGACTGAATCCTTCCGCGCGGAAGGTGTCGCCATGTATTGCGGAAGCACCTATGATGCTTGCCACCAGGATCATTCCGGGGTCACGATCTGTATCGAGCACGAAGGCGAACGGCTCGAACTTACCGCCGAAAGCCTTGCAGTTATGACCGGTCGGACACCAAACACGGAGGGGTTAGGTCTCGAGAATGCCGGCGTTGCGCTCGATAGTCGCGGCGCGATTGTCGTTGGCGACAATATGCAAACCAGCAACCCCGCTATCTATGCCGCAGGCGATGTGACCAACCGCGACCAGTTTGTCTATATGGCGGCGTACGGTGCTAAGCTTGCGGCCA
This genomic window from Qipengyuania sp. HL-TH1 contains:
- the trmB gene encoding tRNA (guanine(46)-N(7))-methyltransferase TrmB, whose translation is MSAFKEGDPTTLNRLYGRSQGKPLRASQQELVDKLLPQIAVPADGPVTAERLFGFDRPLHFEIGFGGGEHMAERADMLPDHGFIGAEPFVNGVAQALTHVRDRTLANIRIQHGDALEVLRRVPDGALTMVYLLHPDPWPKNKHAKRRMMNDGPVRMIADKLKPGGEFRFGTDHAVYLRHALMVMRRFTDEFEWVVDGPASWQNRPSGWPETRYEHKARTVYNHEVWYFRFRRR
- the rpoN gene encoding RNA polymerase factor sigma-54, producing MALGPRLDLRQTQSLVMTPQLQQAIKLLALSNLEIETFVGDALESNPLLEMGEVQREAGEDSAPEPQEHDSAPDFDGDNALDIADHAIDPEAAPGDMGDWSRGDIGSGSAELPDLENRSANGPTLAEHLSNQVGAVAHDNREALVAQRIIGDLDEAGYLLGELRLIAEEMGVPLAEAERALATVQSLDPTGVGARSLAECLALQAQEADRYDPCMARLIDNLDLVVTGDIARLKRMCEVDDEDFAGMLGELRGYDPKPGLAFGGSAESAIVPDVLITPSADGWDIRLNEASLPRLVVNRDYYLELKTGARDKASHSWLNEQLGEADWLIRALDQRQKTILKTAAEIVKKQEGFFREGVTAMRPLTLREVAEQIEMHESTVSRVTSNKYLACPRGTFELKYFFSSGVSAADGEGASSEAIKAHIKTLCDAEDPKKVLSDQKLADLLKQEGFDLARRTVAKYREAIGIGSSAQRRRQKKLAAI
- the ctrA gene encoding response regulator transcription factor CtrA; translated protein: MRVLLIEDEPTTAKAIELMLTTEGFNVYSTDLGEEGLDLGKLYDYDIILLDLNLPDMHGYDVLKKLRVAKVQTPVLILSGIAEMDSKIRSFGFGADDYVTKPFHREELVARIHAVVRRSKGHSQSIIRTGKLAVNLDAKTVEVDGARVHLTGKEYAMLELLSLRKGTTLTKEMFLNHLYGGMDEPELKIIDVFICKLRKKLSHACGGENYIETVWGRGYVLRDPNEEAEAA
- a CDS encoding mechanosensitive ion channel family protein, which produces MDGLLDRYAGLALWLQSLIALAGLVVVALAVNWLIKRVLLRAAAPYLDRRSDTADRAVAWLATVIPLLVVSRGIDWVPNLPPELVTVTVNVVRALIVLSVAMAISGALDYANELYARRPEARSRPIKGYVQVVKIAMFCGAAILMIAVLIEQSPLLLLSGLGAMAAVLLLVFKDTILSLVASVQLTSNDMLRVGDWIEMPSMDADGDVIDIALHTVKVQNFDKTITTIPTHKLIADSFRNWRGMSDSGGRRIKRALVLDQNSVRFLDEDEVAGLKRFRLLETYLARKQDEIAEWNRHELASDTDAINARRITNIGTLRAYVIAYLQSHPRIADEGFTLMVRQLPPSPQGLPLEIYCFANTIDWAEYEAIQADIFDHMLAILPEFGLRVFQQPSGLDLQGLATPG
- the lptB gene encoding LPS export ABC transporter ATP-binding protein, yielding MADIATDPDHAALHDAAPPIPQGGLEVISIAKSYDKRAVLTDISLSVGKGEVLGLLGPNGAGKTTCFYSIMGLVRPDAGRILMDGEDVTNLPMYRRAILGLGYLPQETSIFRGMTVEQNINCVLEMVEPDKDTRAAELERLLGEFGLTRLRASPAMALSGGERRRCEIARALAAKPSIMLLDEPFAGIDPLSISDIRDLVKDLRTRGIGVLITDHNVRETLEIVDRACIIYGGQVLFAGTPEALVADENVRRLYLGESFTL
- a CDS encoding site-specific integrase — its product is MATGKITKKSIDALEPSSSSQLLWDTDLKGFGAKITPAGSISYVLQFRMGGREARTRRYTIGAHGSPWTPTTARVEAERLQLLVAQGIDPVDDDKQRRRDAVDLAFDNYASHFARSCKGVGWARLVERVIRLYLEPVIGKKPLPRISRPDIVAVLDNMPEQQVANRRNVFAVMRRLFRWAVSRGDIERSPMEGMEAPPPVRPRDRWLQDDELRHIWEAAPDCYLCFGPIVRLLIATGQRREEVSGIHWQEVDRKGRFWTLPGSRTKNSEPNAIPLNDLAVAELDRQAGGANWPKKGRVFATSSGAGFTGYAKGKKKLDDLIEQKLGEPLQPWRLHDLRRTLATNFQRLGVRFEVTEAVLNHVSGSRAGVAGIYQRHDWKDEKREALNDWNEHLVKILNGAEQA
- a CDS encoding sulfite exporter TauE/SafE family protein, which produces MEVFGFDLGPIVPFILIGFAAQMVDGALGMAFGVITNTLMVGLLGVPPALASQRVHLVECFTTATSGISHLLHGNIDKGLFFRLLVPGVIGGLLGTYLITSIDGDTIKPFVLIYLAGIGVWLLIRGLLYPPKLRQAKHVAPLGLVGGFLDAAGGGGWGPVVTSNLLVQGAEPRKVVGTVNSVEFFLTLSISASFIYHLGISHIAGATLGLIIGGITAAPFGAMAAKHFSPKLMLVLVGIALSVTSAYGIWTAWG